The Methanobrevibacter millerae genome includes the window TAAAATATTTATCAACTATTAATTAATAATTAACAAACATAATTGATTTAAATTTAATGTATGCATATCCCAAATTCATAAAAAAAATCATGAAAATAAGATATGAAGTAATATATTAATAAAATAATATTTAAAATTTTTCAATTATAATATATAAAAATAATGTAAAATTTATATTTTTTAAAGTTAAATTATATAAAACATCCCAAAATACATAATCAAAACAGAATAAAACACAAAAAAATATAAAATAAAATAGAAAATATTCAAAGAAAAAAAGAAAAAAAATCTCCTAATTAATAATAATTGTATTTGAAATTGTACAACCATTATAACTAGAAGAAATTATATATTTTCCAGCCATCAAATTAATGTTTAAATAAGCAAATCCATTTTTATCAGTCATACGATTATAAAAGACCCCATTAATATTGAATTTAATTGATTTATCAGCAAATGGCTTTCCATTGCCATCCAAAAGAAGTATTCTGAATTTGCTTCCGTCCCTATATTTCATCTTCAAATCATCAGCAGACAGCACATGAAGAACAGTAATTTTGTTAGTGATTCTAAGGCCGTTTGGATGGATTGCAGTCAAAATATACTCCCCCGGAGCCAAATTGATATTCAAACGAGCAATACCTAAATCATTAGTTGTGCGTGTGTAAAATACTCCATTGATATTCATTGTAACATTCTTATTGACTAAAGGATTACCTTTATCATCCAATAATTGCACACAATACTGAGTATCATTTTTATAATATTTCACAATATCTGCACCCATTATTGTTGGAAGAACTGTGATATTAAATGATTCTGCAAAATTGCCGTATGGATTATATGCCGTTAAAATATACTCACCAGGAACAAGATTGATGTTCAACCGAGCAATACCTTCATCATTCGTAACCCTATTATAAAACACACCATTGATATTCATAGTTACGTTTTTTCCGACAATAGAAGAACCAGTACCGTCAATAATTTTCACATAGAATTGAGAATCATTTTTATAGTATTTTACCAGATTATCTCCAAAAATAACTGGAAGAACAGTAATTTTAGCAACTGCAAATGAATTCTCTTCAGGATTATCTGCATAATATGCACAGGCAATTGAATAATTACCTGGATTTAAATTTATATTAAATGTAATCCATCCACCTTTATCACTGGTACGGACATATTCTTGTCCATTAATAGTTATGTTAATTCTTTTTCCAGACAATGGATTTCCCAAGTAATCCACCAGCTGTGCATTGAACTGGGTTCCGTTTCTGTAATATTTGACAATATCATAAGCAAAAATATAAGTAAGATTACCTGATATGATTATTGTATCATCAAAGCTGGATTCCTTATAAGCTGGGTTTCCGTTGAATGCAGCATGAATTTCATATATTCCTCCGTTTGAACCTAAATTGATAAATACATCGCCATTGCCATCAGTTGAAACATTATAATTTTTATCATTGACCTTCACATTTACAGCAGCATTGGCAATTCCCACACCATTATCATCAACCAAAGAAAGTTTATATGTGGTGTTTATCAATACACCGTTGAAACTGGAATTTTTAAGAACAGAATATGATAGAACAGTAATATTAAATGATTCAAGCAGCCCGTCATAAGGATTCTGAACTGTTATATCATATGTTCCAGGCTCCAAATCAATATTCAATCTTGCAGTTCCATTCTCATCAGATAAACATGTATAGAATATTCCGCTTAAGTTCATTGAAATATTTTTATTAGCAATAGGAGTTCCGTCACCCTGCAATAGTTTTACTCTGAACTGTGAAGAATCCATATAGTATTTCACCAAATCTTGACCAATGACTGTAGAAAGTACAGTGATTGTAGATGTCTTATATGCATTTTCAGATACATTATCAGAGACATATGATGTGGCCACGTTATAAAATCCTGGCTTTAAGTCTATCTTTAAGCTGACCCAACCATTTTTATCAGTTATGTTGGTGTAATTTGTACCGTTAATGGATATTGTCAGCAATTTATCAGATAATGGTGAACCTAAATAATCTAAGAGCTGCGCATAAAATTGAGTTCCGTTCCGGTAATATTTAACCAGATTAAATACAAACAAGTAAGTTGAATTGCCTGAAATGACTGTGGAATCTGAAGTTTCAGATTTTTCATAAGTGTTATCCCCATCAAATATAGCATGGATATTATACATACCTGCAATGAATCCTAAATCAACATTTGAAATACCATTTTTATCAGTTACTCCAGAATAGCTTTTATTGTTGATTTTAAATATTATTTGTTTTCCTGAAAGCAGATTATTATATTCATCAATGAGAATAACTTCATAGGTGTTGTTTTGTAAAAAATTACCTTTTAAAATTGTTTTGGTTAAGTTATCTGAAGGTAAAACCTTAATATAATTTGTTGTAAAGCTTTCAAGGTATTTCTGTGAACCCGCATAAGCAGCAGATACCAGATAATCACCATATTTTAACCTGAATCTGAATAATGCTTCACCTGAATTATCCGTATTCTTTTGATAGGAATTGATTAATTCACCAGTTATTGTTGAAACATTGATTAAAATATTTGCTCCAGTAATTGGATTATCCAACAAATCCTTTAAAACAACTTTAAATTCTAAACTTTCATTATCACAAGTCGTTTGATCTTTTCCATTGAGATAAGTTGAGGTTTTATCTGAATCAACAACCAATATTCGAGCATCAGATTTGGATGATATGTAATTAGCTGCACTCATAGAAAATGAAGCCAAATAATTTCCAATTCCTTTATTGATTAATAAACGTGCCAATCCTTCATTATTTGTTGTTACATTGTATTTTGTACCATTAATATCAACATTTATTGGCATATTTGTTAAAGGATGATTATTTTTATCCTTCAAGAATATTTCCAAATACTTATTGTCTCCAACCTTCATTATAACATCAGAGGCATATATTGAAGTCGGCATATCATAAACAAGAATATTATTAGTTTTTTCACAAAATATTCCATAATATTCATTGGTATAACGATAAGTAATGTTGTAAGTACCAGGAAGGAGCTTGATTTGCATACGTGCTTGGCCGAATGCATCAGTTGTCAATTTATATGTTTCTACAATTTTATCTGAAGAAATTGTTGCAAGAATTGTTTTACCATACTGACTGAAAGCATTAGGGTCATTGAATGAAATTACAAAGTATTTATTCTCACTATAATATTGTGCCAGGTCACTTGCATTCATTGAAATCTGTTCTATTACAGTTTTGTTGCTTACAATAATTGTAGCGGCAGCTGTTGAATCTTCATACCAGATATTTCCTGCATAATCCAAAGTTGCCAGATATGAACCTTCATTTTCATTTATTACAAATGTTGCAGCACCGTTTCCATCAGTAACACGACTTAAAGTTTTAATTACGTTTCCTTTGTATAAATTCATAATTATTGTTTCATTTGGAATGAATCTGCCATACATATCACTCAAGACAACATCATAAACTCCGTTTATTGGTATTGTTACATGATGGAATCCTGAAATGATTGAAATAACCTTTTCAATAGTTATTACTGCTGAACCCTCAGCTGATCCATAAATATTATCTCCAGCATATGTTGCCCGAATATTATAATTGCCTGGAAGATAGTTTATCGTAAGCTGTGCAACACCATCATTATTTGTTCTCAAGGAGAACTTATCTGAGAGATTTCCCTGTGTAATTACAACATTGATATTTTCACCGCGTATCAGTGTTCCATGCTCATCTTTCAATGTGATGTTATAGACATTGCCTGTTCCATAAAATACAACATCCGGTACATCAATGGTTGAATTTACAGGACGAATGGTTATTTGTGATTTTGATTTTGAAGGCAAATACCATGCATCACCGTTGAAGCTTGCTTCAATATTATATTTTCCAACATCCAGACTCAACAATAAATCTGCACGGCCAAATTCATTTGTAACTGCATCAACAGTTTTAATCTCACCTTTTGAATTGACTATTTTGAATTGAATTGTTCTGTTTATTATTCCGTAACCGTTCACATCATTCAAAATTGCATTGAAATTATTGTTTTTACCGTAATATGTCTTGTTTTGAGTTACAACATATGTTGGAGATGATAAAACATTGACATATGCAGTATTATTTGATGCTTCGAAATAACCGTTTCCATTATAATAGACATTTATTGTATATAAACCTACAGGATACTGGAAATTAAACTCATAGTATCCGTTATCATCGCTTATGACATCAAATGTTACTGTTTTGTTTTTAGAATCTAAAATTTCAACTGTCAATGTCTGGTTTGATATTTTATATGAATTTACATTGATTAGATTAAATCCATACCTGTTGTTTCCACCATAAAATACTGAATTTTCCATCAGTATCATTGTACTTGTATCAACTAAAGATAAATCAAGAATCTGATTGTCGATTCTTGCAAAAACATTCACATCTTTTGAGGTGTCAGCATGAGTAATGTTTGCATAAAGAATATTATTTGAGAGTGTTGAATTAAGTGGCTGTATAATTGCATTAAGACATGATAAAAATACAGGTCTTTGATTAATAACATAATTTAATTTAACAACTTTCCCATTTTCATCCACCAATGAATCTAAAGCAACTTTTATGCTGTCTTTAGATAGATTAACTAAACTCATTACTATCCAGTTGTCCAATTTCAAATTGCCTAAGAACAGATAGATCTTTTTGGAGTTAGGCTTTTGATTGTCACCCCACCAATTAGATGAATAGTCCACATCACCAGAATATGAAAATATGTCATTACCTTCATAATAAGCACTGTTATTTACAAAGACAGAATAATGAACCTCTTTTGCATTGTATAATGCACCGCCATAAGCCGCATTGTTTGAAATGAATGTGGAATTTATAACGGTATCTGCAGTTACAAGGCCATCCCCTTTATATGAATTTCCTTCTTTTATGATATTGGAATTGTTTTCAAAGTAGGAATTATTCACTTCCAATGATTTTATGGCAGCTAATTTGTTTCCAACAAAAACTGATGAATTGATTGAGTTAAAACGACCTAAAGGACCATAATTATTTACAAATACAGAATTATTAATAAATCCAGCAAAGGAACCGTGGTCTTCTGAAATGTAAAATCCATAGGTATCAGAGTAATAATTCATGGAGTTGAACTTAAATGTGTTGTCAATGAATGATGAGTTTTCAACATATGCATAACTTGAATATGATGAATATTCAGACAATGAAGCTGACAATACCACAATAGGATGCATATAAATAATACCCAATTCATTTTTTCTAAAAATTGAATTGTAAATCTCTATAGAACCATCAATTGGAAAGAGATAATTATAATTTTTATATATTGCATTAGTATAATATTTTGAGGCTGATTCAACTGTAATATTATTTACATAAAAACTGGCACTTCCAGTCATTATTGCACCTCTGTTTTTATAGAATGATGAATTGATAACTTCAACCACCCCTCTACCGTCAATGATTGATGAGGATTCTACATTTTCAAATTTGGAATTTTCAATAGCTAATTTACCTCCGTTTACCACAAATAGTGAATCACCATACCCCTGAGAAAGAACTGTAAAAGTAATATTTTTTATTGTAAGGCTTCCCCATGACTGTATTCTGAATATGTTTCGTGCATTATCCCTGCTCATTACTGCAGATTCTAAACCTACAATGGTCAAATTCTTATTAATTACCAAATTTGAATTGGCACTGTATGAATATGTTCCATTAAGCAGATAAATTGTATTTCCATTTAATGCCTTGTTGATTGTAAAGTCCAATGTTTGGTAAGGAGATTCATAACTTCCATCACCATATCCATTACTTCCCCTAGTTGGAGAGACATACAATTCATAATCAGTTAATCCAGTACCAACTACTAATCTAAGTCTTTGAGAGTCTATTATTGCATAAACAAGTGAACTTTCCGTGTTTTCCAATAAATAATTATTGAATACAGCATTTGATAAAAATGCACTACCCTGTTGGAATCTTCCGTTTTGTGATTCAAATTTTACTTGCCTTATAGGAAGCAAGTCCACATCATCCAATTTGAATAATGATTTGCCGTCACTGTATTTATTTAGACTAACAGTGAATGGATCCGCTGTTCCTACAGGAATTGGTGAATTTTTATTTTCAAAAGTCATTACAATCCAATTATCTGCAGAAGTTTTTGCATATTGAATATTAGGACCATGATTATCTCCCCACCAGTTTAAAGGAGCATAAACTTCACTTATACCACCATTGCCACTGACAGTACCCAAAATAATACTGTAAGTTACATTAACTTTTGATGAAAATGAATTTATCCCATCATTGAATATTGATGAAACAGCATTTAATGTAGAGTTAGATAACAAAAAGGAATTTGAAAATCTTCCGCTTAAAGTAGTGACTCTATTGAAAGTTACATTGGAATTGTGAATTCTTAACTCGCCAAAGGTAGAATTGAATGCAGTTAAAATTCCATTTTCTTGCTGTAAATTGTTAATGATGGAGTTTTCAACATTGATGTTAATCCCGTAATTTTTTCCACTATCATAATCATAATTAGAAATCAATTGCCCAACTTTTGAATTTTTAACGCTGATTGATTTAGCATTATATAATGTAGCCTCCACACCATTGCCTGATTTGAAATTCAAATTTGAATTTGAAATTGTTGCATTTCCAAGATTAACTAGTACCTGAGCCAATGTTGAAGAAGAAATATCACTGAATTGTGAGTTATATATTCTTAAATCAGCATTGTTAAAGATAAGACCCATAAAAGAACTCATCTTTTTAAATGATACATGATCTAAAGCCAAATCACCATAATTTGTAATGATAGCAGTATTTTTTGAATTTACATCAGCAAAACCGTTGATAAAAGTCAAATTATACAATTTTAGAGAATTGGAATTTAAAATATTGAAAAATCCATATTTATTTTCACCGTCAATGACAACATTTCCTGACATTGACTGTATAGTTAAATTCTTATCAATCGTTAAAGCATTGTTTAAAGAACCTTTATAGGTACCTTCCATCAAAATAATAGTTGAATTATCTCCACCAGATTGAATAGCTTCGTTTAAATTTGAATATGGAGCATCATAACTACCATTTGCATATCCGTTATTCGAAACATTTACATAAATTTCATTATGATTTATTCCTATAACATTATCAACAGAATTTGATATTAAATCCTGTGATATTGTTATATTTTCCTCTGTAGCACTAACAAAGGATAATGAAAGAATAAAAATTAATAATAATGAAAAATATAGAATTATATTATTATATTTAATTTTTAACACCTCAAAATTTTATCATTTTAATGATAAAAGTCCATAATGTTTTAAGTTATGTTTGAAGTATTATAAAAAACTATTTAAAAAAAGAAGAAAAAGAATGACTTAATATTCATCATCACTCTTTCGCTTATAACCAAATATTAACAAGAAAACTAGGATAATTACAAGCAGTATTGATAAATAAATTGCCATATCATCATCAATTTTCTTATCTACAGATTTATCCTCAATTTCATATGCATTTAAAGAATCACTTGAACTGGAAGATGAAGATGATTCACCTTCTGATGATTCTCCGGAACTTGATGCAGATGGAGAAGTAGCGGAAATAGCATTGGATACTAAACCAAAAGTATCTAAAGACTCGTCAAATTGAGAGCTATTTACCTTACTTACACTATTACCCTGAGCAGTACCATTCTGTGCATTTATATTACTATTCCTTCCATTTCCACCAGAATTTATATCTGGATTAACAGAATTATCATTGTTTCTTGGATTGTAAGAAGGAATATTCTGATAGATAAACTCAGGATTTCCAGTATTTGTATTAGGATTTGGACTAGGAAGTGGAATGCCAATAACTTTAGCCACCACATCGTCAATTAAATTTCCTGACGGATTAGGATTAGGCAATCCTGGACCGCTATACTGTCCACCATCACCATCACCCAAATTAAATCCCTGACCCTCATGATTGCCATTCGGTCCGATTACATTACCGCTATAACCTCCTTCGGAATTGCCAGTTCCCCTTCCAATATTTGCATTTGTAGATGGATGTGAATTTGTTTGTGTAGGATTAACCACACTTGGAGTATCACCTCCAGTATCCTGAGGATTAACTGGAGATGCAGGACCATCACCATTATCTTCATCTTCTTTTGGAGTAATCCATGAGACAATTTCACTCAATCTGGAACCAAGTCTCATGTTAGGGAAATTGTAAACAGAATCATCAGCATTAGCTGGACGTCCATTTAATTGTGTAGGACCCCAGTAGTTATATCTCATATCCGCAACTACTCTTGAGCTGTCACTTGTTATATAAGCTGAAGATATAGTACTTGATTCAGGAGCAAAATTATTATAAATGTTGGATTGATGCACTGTAATGTTAGCTTGTCCAACACGCATAGCGCCACCAGAAATTAAAGCCATATTGTCTGATATCGTTGAATTATAAATATTCAAATTATTTTGGACATGACCATAGTAATAGTAAGAATCATAGCTTAAAGCTCCACCATATCTTGCTGAATTATTGGTGATTACAGTTCTAGTAATTAGGAAGTTGTTTGAAATGAACAAAGCTCCACCAGTACTTCCTGCACGGTTTCCAACAAAATTACAAAAGTCAATTAATGCATCTGGTGATTGTACATATAATGCACCACCATCATTTACTGCCTGATTATCAATGAAATTTGAATTAAGGGCATTAAATTTATTGAATGCACCGTAAACAGCCCCACCATCATGATTATTATTGTATAAATAATTATCTGCAAAACCACCATTTTGTACTTTAGTATCCTCTGCACGATTGTTTATAAATGAAGAATTTGTTATAATTAAATCAGCATTGGATTTAGCAGTGTTTGATGCTCCAACATACTTTGTAGCTATTGCACCACCTTTATGAGCAGAATTTTTATTGAATACTGTATTATCAATTATTAGGCCTGTGTTATTGGAATAAATCGCACCACCTTCCCCAACAGGTAAGTTACACATTGAAGAATATGAATATGTTACTCCAGTAACAGACCATGTTGAAACTGCTTTTCTAATCATACAATAATCAAATGTAGTGATTGCTTTATTGTCATAAAATATTGTATTGTTTACAATCAAATCATGAACTGAATCTGTGTAAATCGTTCCTCCATGAACACCTTGATTCGCATATAAAACTGAAGAATTTATTATTATCTTACCAAAATCTGCTATTGCACCACCGATATGAGCCAGATTTCCATATATGAATGCATTTTCAATAATCAAATTGCCATAATTTAAAATTGCACCACCTTTACCGGTATCTCTGCAGTCAATAGTGTATGCATGATCTTCATCCACCTCATTATCAAATGAAGGATTTGAATTATCATAATATGAAGAGGAATTACATAATGTTGAATTATTAATGATTAAATAACCATTATTTATAAATAATGATCCTCCATTCACATTATGACCATTTCTAAATACAATATTGTTAACTGTTAAAATACCTGATTTTGATATAGTAAATAGCTGTTTTAAATCTGCATCAATGATTACATTTCCATCAAAACCAGTAATTGTAATGTTTTTATTAACATCCAAATCAGATTCGAAATAAATTCCTCCTCCAACATAAATTACTGCATTGTTCAGTGCATTTTTCAATGCATGACCTATGCTCGCAAAAGGATTTGATTGGCTACCGTCACCAGTAATGTCACTACCATTTATTGATACAAATATATTATATGGAGTATTGTCGGTTACCAAATCATATTTGGCATTAACTGCATAATTGGAACGTTTAGACCCATTACTGCTTATCAAATAATTTTCAATTATCCTATTTGACAGGTTCGTATCGGAAATTATTTCAACAGCATAATCATCAGCATTTAAAGAATTGGATATGATTCTATTATCAAATACATGATTATTAGATGATTTGTCTGATAGATAAATACCTGATTGATTTGTAACTAAGGAATTACCATTAATTTTAATATCATTAGATATTATTGAATTGTAATGGGAGTTCAATGCATAATAACCAAATATTTCAGATGCGTTACCAAGAATTATATTATCTCCAATAAGTGAATTATTTGAATTAGAAGAAATGATAAAAATCAATTTATCACCAATACCAGTGAAATGATTATTCAATACACTAATATTTTGAGAATTATTGATAATTAATGCATCAGATTTTGAATCTATATTGAACATATTATCAGATAATAAATCTGACAATGTATTATTCATTTTTATTATAGAATTACTGATTGTATTATTTACCAAACAATTGCCATATCCTTCATCAATTAAAATTAAACTTCCATTAAAAGTATTGTTTAAAATATCCAATTTTGAAACGTTATTCAATTGAATGGTTGAGTTGACAAATTTGATATTTGACATGTTGGAATTATTTGAACCCTCATCGAATATCAAAATCACAGTATTATCCAAATTAGATTTGTAACTTGAAACATTAACCGGAACATCAATTATTAACTTCTGATTATCTGATAAATTTAAAAGCAATGTATCATTTTGCCTGACAAAAGTTGAATTCAATTTGGGATTGAAATAAATGCCATAATTCAATTGACTAATAACATGAGTATTAGCAGTTAAATTGATTATGGATTCATTTTCAATGATATTTATTGGATTTGTTCCATTTGAATAAATCGTATTATTTATAATGCTTACATTATCACAATGCTCGGAAACTAGAATTGCACTGCAACCCTGACCGATGACATCGAAAACATAATCCATTGTAATGTTATTTCCAAAAATGTCCAAAATGTTATTTGCAATTGAAATATTATTTGACCTGTATGATGCAATACCATAACTTCCGCCACTTTGTGAGAAAAGATAATTATTTTCAATATTCATTGAATCAGACATGTGCAATTCAATCAGGTAGGCCATTTTATCTGCATGAATGATTATTTCATTGTATGAAACATTCCACCCATAAAGCCTGCCGATTACATTTACAGCAGCAATTCCATATCCACAGTCATCAGAAACAATATTGATTTTATTACCAATAACTTCACTTTCAACAATAGCATCAGAAAATATAGCTTCACCCATATATGAAGTTATCATAATTATAGTATTATTGTTGATTTTATAATTTTTAGAAAATTCCCTATTATAAATATATGAACGTGGACTATATGATGAAATACTGATTCCATATGCATAATCAATTTTCGAATTGACATAAATGTTATTGTTTGATATGATATTATCTTCACCAACTCCACAAACAAAAATTGCTGAGTCATAATCAGTCTTTTTCTTAAACATTGATGTTATATTATTGTTGACAACACTCATATCATTAACACCATCCAAAACAACAGCACTTTTATCATAATTGATAAAATTAAAATCCCTAATCAATGAACCTGAAGCGTCATCTTCAAAGGTTATTGTAACATTGAATAACAAATTATTCTGCTTGTTGCTGACAACATTAATCTTTTCATTGAAGAAAATATTTTTATTTGAAATGAAAGTGAAAAATATTGTTTTGGTTGCATTTGCCTTGAATGTATAATTCAAATATCCGTCCTCATCAAAATATTCATAGAAATTATCATCATCGATAACTAAAGCAGTAGCATCATATATAACACCATTGACCATATTGTCTGAATCAATATCTGCAACTGCATCAGTGATATCCTTATATATACCAACACTAGCATTAGTTTCAATGACATTGGATGAAATAGTTGTATAGTATACTAAACCTTTAAGATATATTCCATAACTGTCACTGGTAATCTTATTGTTGGATATTGTATTATTATAATACCTATCAGTACCAGAAGTTGTAATGGATACTCCTCTTGTATTAGTAATAATTATATTATTATCAACAGTATCATTATTACCATATATTGTAACTGCATCATCATGACTTGACTTGACTTTATTGTTATGAACAGTAGAATAATTACCTACAATAGCTATGGCATTTCCATAATTATCTACACTTATAGTATTGCCATATACATCAAGATTGTT containing:
- a CDS encoding Ig-like domain-containing protein — translated: MLKIKYNNIILYFSLLLIFILSLSFVSATEENITISQDLISNSVDNVIGINHNEIYVNVSNNGYANGSYDAPYSNLNEAIQSGGDNSTIILMEGTYKGSLNNALTIDKNLTIQSMSGNVVIDGENKYGFFNILNSNSLKLYNLTFINGFADVNSKNTAIITNYGDLALDHVSFKKMSSFMGLIFNNADLRIYNSQFSDISSSTLAQVLVNLGNATISNSNLNFKSGNGVEATLYNAKSISVKNSKVGQLISNYDYDSGKNYGININVENSIINNLQQENGILTAFNSTFGELRIHNSNVTFNRVTTLSGRFSNSFLLSNSTLNAVSSIFNDGINSFSSKVNVTYSIILGTVSGNGGISEVYAPLNWWGDNHGPNIQYAKTSADNWIVMTFENKNSPIPVGTADPFTVSLNKYSDGKSLFKLDDVDLLPIRQVKFESQNGRFQQGSAFLSNAVFNNYLLENTESSLVYAIIDSQRLRLVVGTGLTDYELYVSPTRGSNGYGDGSYESPYQTLDFTINKALNGNTIYLLNGTYSYSANSNLVINKNLTIVGLESAVMSRDNARNIFRIQSWGSLTIKNITFTVLSQGYGDSLFVVNGGKLAIENSKFENVESSSIIDGRGVVEVINSSFYKNRGAIMTGSASFYVNNITVESASKYYTNAIYKNYNYLFPIDGSIEIYNSIFRKNELGIIYMHPIVVLSASLSEYSSYSSYAYVENSSFIDNTFKFNSMNYYSDTYGFYISEDHGSFAGFINNSVFVNNYGPLGRFNSINSSVFVGNKLAAIKSLEVNNSYFENNSNIIKEGNSYKGDGLVTADTVINSTFISNNAAYGGALYNAKEVHYSVFVNNSAYYEGNDIFSYSGDVDYSSNWWGDNQKPNSKKIYLFLGNLKLDNWIVMSLVNLSKDSIKVALDSLVDENGKVVKLNYVINQRPVFLSCLNAIIQPLNSTLSNNILYANITHADTSKDVNVFARIDNQILDLSLVDTSTMILMENSVFYGGNNRYGFNLINVNSYKISNQTLTVEILDSKNKTVTFDVISDDNGYYEFNFQYPVGLYTINVYYNGNGYFEASNNTAYVNVLSSPTYVVTQNKTYYGKNNNFNAILNDVNGYGIINRTIQFKIVNSKGEIKTVDAVTNEFGRADLLLSLDVGKYNIEASFNGDAWYLPSKSKSQITIRPVNSTIDVPDVVFYGTGNVYNITLKDEHGTLIRGENINVVITQGNLSDKFSLRTNNDGVAQLTINYLPGNYNIRATYAGDNIYGSAEGSAVITIEKVISIISGFHHVTIPINGVYDVVLSDMYGRFIPNETIIMNLYKGNVIKTLSRVTDGNGAATFVINENEGSYLATLDYAGNIWYEDSTAAATIIVSNKTVIEQISMNASDLAQYYSENKYFVISFNDPNAFSQYGKTILATISSDKIVETYKLTTDAFGQARMQIKLLPGTYNITYRYTNEYYGIFCEKTNNILVYDMPTSIYASDVIMKVGDNKYLEIFLKDKNNHPLTNMPINVDINGTKYNVTTNNEGLARLLINKGIGNYLASFSMSAANYISSKSDARILVVDSDKTSTYLNGKDQTTCDNESLEFKVVLKDLLDNPITGANILINVSTITGELINSYQKNTDNSGEALFRFRLKYGDYLVSAAYAGSQKYLESFTTNYIKVLPSDNLTKTILKGNFLQNNTYEVILIDEYNNLLSGKQIIFKINNKSYSGVTDKNGISNVDLGFIAGMYNIHAIFDGDNTYEKSETSDSTVISGNSTYLFVFNLVKYYRNGTQFYAQLLDYLGSPLSDKLLTISINGTNYTNITDKNGWVSLKIDLKPGFYNVATSYVSDNVSENAYKTSTITVLSTVIGQDLVKYYMDSSQFRVKLLQGDGTPIANKNISMNLSGIFYTCLSDENGTARLNIDLEPGTYDITVQNPYDGLLESFNITVLSYSVLKNSSFNGVLINTTYKLSLVDDNGVGIANAAVNVKVNDKNYNVSTDGNGDVFINLGSNGGIYEIHAAFNGNPAYKESSFDDTIIISGNLTYIFAYDIVKYYRNGTQFNAQLVDYLGNPLSGKRINITINGQEYVRTSDKGGWITFNINLNPGNYSIACAYYADNPEENSFAVAKITVLPVIFGDNLVKYYKNDSQFYVKIIDGTGSSIVGKNVTMNINGVFYNRVTNDEGIARLNINLVPGEYILTAYNPYGNFAESFNITVLPTIMGADIVKYYKNDTQYCVQLLDDKGNPLVNKNVTMNINGVFYTRTTNDLGIARLNINLAPGEYILTAIHPNGLRITNKITVLHVLSADDLKMKYRDGSKFRILLLDGNGKPFADKSIKFNINGVFYNRMTDKNGFAYLNINLMAGKYIISSSYNGCTISNTIIIN